In the Salinirubrum litoreum genome, one interval contains:
- a CDS encoding anthranilate synthase component II, with protein MTRDSQQMDDTHATDSLTQILIIDNYDSFSYNLFQYVGEQADEVIVRRNDAVDVAGVREIDPDGIVVSPGPGTPQDAGVSMPIFAELDYPTLGVCLGHQALCAVHGATVTNAPEVVHGKPSPVIHDGEGVLAGVPKRFEVGRYHSLAAVRETIPDCLQETAWTDDGRDVLMGVRHREKPHFGVQFHPESILTPAGFDLTGNFVERCSST; from the coding sequence ATGACCAGAGACAGCCAGCAGATGGACGACACACACGCGACCGACAGCCTCACCCAGATTCTGATCATCGACAACTACGACTCGTTCTCGTACAACCTGTTCCAGTACGTCGGCGAACAGGCAGACGAGGTGATCGTCCGCCGGAACGACGCGGTGGACGTCGCCGGCGTCAGAGAGATCGACCCGGACGGGATCGTCGTCTCGCCCGGTCCCGGCACGCCACAGGACGCGGGCGTCTCGATGCCGATCTTCGCCGAACTCGACTACCCGACGCTCGGCGTCTGTCTCGGCCACCAGGCACTGTGTGCGGTCCACGGCGCGACCGTGACGAACGCGCCGGAGGTCGTCCACGGGAAACCCTCGCCCGTGATCCACGACGGCGAGGGCGTCCTCGCCGGTGTGCCGAAGCGGTTCGAGGTCGGGCGCTACCACTCACTGGCCGCAGTACGGGAGACGATCCCGGACTGCCTGCAGGAGACGGCGTGGACCGACGACGGTCGGGACGTGCTGATGGGCGTCCGGCACCGCGAGAAGCCACACTTCGGGGTCCAGTTCCACCCCGAGAGCATCCTCACGCCCGCCGGCTTCGACCTGACGGGCAACTTCGTAGAGAGATGCAGTTCCACGTGA